Proteins encoded in a region of the Flavobacterium sp. MDT1-60 genome:
- a CDS encoding nucleoside deaminase produces the protein MINPFTDEYFMKKALQEAEMAFDKGEIPVGAVIVVANKVIASSHNLTELLNDVTAHAEMQSITAAANFLGGKYLKDCTLYVTLEPCQMCAGALYWSQISKIVFGARDEQRGFMVMGTKLHPKTTVVSGVMANEAADLMKRFFIERRK, from the coding sequence ATGATAAATCCCTTCACAGACGAATACTTTATGAAAAAAGCTTTGCAGGAAGCTGAAATGGCCTTCGATAAAGGCGAAATTCCTGTTGGCGCTGTTATTGTAGTAGCCAATAAAGTAATTGCAAGCAGTCATAATTTAACGGAATTGTTGAACGATGTTACGGCTCATGCGGAAATGCAATCCATAACGGCTGCAGCAAATTTTCTTGGCGGAAAATATCTTAAAGATTGTACTTTATATGTGACTCTTGAGCCATGCCAAATGTGTGCAGGCGCTTTGTATTGGAGTCAGATTTCGAAAATTGTTTTTGGCGCTCGTGATGAGCAACGTGGTTTTATGGTCATGGGAACAAAATTACATCCTAAAACTACCGTCGTTTCTGGAGTTATGGCCAATGAAGCTGCCGATTTAATGAAACGATTTTTTATTGAAAGACGTAAATAA
- a CDS encoding DUF3078 domain-containing protein, giving the protein MKLLRSTLLLLLLLYTSNNFAQIIQTTLDPNQLPKLPSNWTKKNQLGFDISEIAFVNWSAGGTSSISGLFKGEFGRTYAKGNHKWVNELIVKYGLNKQDGTELRKTDDALLVNSTYGFRKDTISNWYYSAKFNFNTQFSNGYNYPNRDIAISKPFAPAYIFLGAGAENSNKKKNRTFYFSPITLKTTLVLDDYLANQGSFGVKKAVYAPDPLDPTAKILVEEGQKVKAEFGILLTGYMKSEIYKNIFYENRLSLYTDYLNKFGNVDVDYDTRLDLVVNAYVKANIGLHLVYDDDIKTKKDVVDPTTGATTQVNDGPRAQLRQVLGVGLVYAFQ; this is encoded by the coding sequence ATGAAATTATTGCGTTCTACTCTTTTGTTGCTGTTACTTTTGTATACTTCAAATAACTTTGCTCAAATTATCCAAACCACTTTAGACCCTAATCAGTTGCCAAAACTGCCTTCTAACTGGACTAAAAAAAATCAATTGGGTTTTGATATTTCAGAAATTGCTTTTGTGAACTGGAGTGCCGGGGGAACAAGTTCTATTTCAGGTTTATTTAAAGGTGAATTTGGAAGAACTTATGCTAAAGGAAATCACAAATGGGTAAACGAACTTATTGTAAAATACGGTTTAAATAAACAAGACGGTACCGAACTAAGAAAAACTGACGATGCACTTCTTGTTAACTCCACTTACGGATTTAGAAAAGATACTATCTCAAATTGGTATTATTCGGCGAAATTTAATTTCAATACACAATTTTCGAATGGTTATAATTATCCAAACAGAGATATCGCCATTTCGAAACCTTTTGCACCAGCCTATATCTTTTTAGGAGCCGGAGCTGAAAATTCAAACAAAAAGAAAAACAGAACATTTTACTTCTCTCCAATTACTTTAAAGACGACTTTAGTACTGGATGACTACCTGGCCAATCAGGGATCTTTTGGTGTTAAAAAAGCAGTTTATGCACCAGATCCTCTTGATCCTACCGCTAAGATATTAGTTGAAGAAGGACAAAAGGTAAAAGCCGAATTTGGTATTTTGCTTACCGGATACATGAAAAGCGAAATTTATAAAAATATATTTTACGAAAACAGATTAAGCCTTTATACCGATTATTTAAATAAATTCGGAAACGTCGATGTTGATTATGATACACGTTTAGATCTTGTCGTAAATGCATATGTAAAAGCAAATATTGGTTTACATTTAGTATATGATGATGATATTAAGACTAAAAAGGATGTTGTTGATCCAACTACCGGAGCAACAACCCAAGTAAATGACGGTCCAAGAGCCCAGTTGAGACAAGTTTTAGGAGTTGGTTTGGTTTATGCTTTTCAATAA
- a CDS encoding alpha-2-macroglobulin produces the protein MKAKGLVLVFCVFFIFQSCGRKSAADFNSDFSLFKEYIVSFTGGIVSSESDIRVVLAFDKKEWKANQVLDSDLFDISPSVDGKVVALSPNTIAFIPEKKLKPGTEYQVTLNLDKLITLPKEKEKDLSDFNFTVKTIKQDFTINTADIQSYSKEYQYLNCVLKTADNIDIETAKKLVEAKQKGNNLKIKFEKNSGSGKEFHFIIDSIQRYSEATNLEIIYDGSDFDIDQKGQIDVPITNINEFKIVKVEVPDGSNQSVLINFSEPLEKGQDFAGLVSIQNTNNLKFSTQGNLLKVYFNNEKAPVQKEVTVSVPVEETAVSLVDSAAVVIDSAAAVVGDAVEVVQEEETTAEPEQILAGDLLIEVFQGIESQYGKKMDSNYTEKISFDQIKPSIKFIKNGTILPSSNNLKLNFEAVNLSAVDVKVYKIYKNNILQFLQYNELNGAQNLKKVAQPVARTTLNLIESKLINPGKWNTFALDLSKIITPEPGAIYRVEFVYKKKYSLYQCESSEEDSNDEEEEEVDENDVNYSGNSYDDYYYDDYEWRESQDPCTSSYYYNAKIATNILATDLGVIAKRGENKSYLFAVNNIVTTEPVSNARVDLYNFQQQKIGTGATSSEGIASFQLDKFAYFAIVSLGNQSTYVKLDDGLSLSVSNFDVAGETLQKGLKGFIYGERGVWRPGDNLYLSFILNDASNKLPKSHPIKFRLNDPNGKTVYQTVQKTNELNHYAFTVPTSQDAPTGNWEAMVSVGGAKFYKSIKIETIKPNRLKIKNNFSRKTLSSSYPNTSNLEVTWLHGAIAKNLNVEMQAKFSQQTTTFKGYEKFSFDDLVRKFSTEEINVFSGKLNENGKASVNIQPKLQGQAPGMLRASFITKVYEEGGDFSTDVISTTYSPYKTYVGIKSPEPNKYGMLETRTNNRFDIVTVDENGRPKSVRNLEVKVYKVEWRWWWDASSDNLSNYNSSNATTSYKTFVINTDSSGKGSVQFSLTDEEWGRYLIRVSDNTDGHATALTVNIDWPIWSGKTRNRDASTANMLVFSTDKKNYAVGEKAQISFPSSEGGRALISIENGSKVVQTIWAKTQKGETKVEVPITSAMAPNVYFNITLLQPHASTKNDSPIRMYGIVPIEVVDKNTILAPTLSMPDVLKPEQTFTVKVGEKTGKEMTYTIAVVDEGLLDLTRFKTPNAWDSFYVREALGVKTWDIYDDVIGAYGGKINQIFSIGGDQDLGGGKAKKANRFKPVVLYYGPFKLEKGQTKSHQLKLPKYIGSVRTMVVAGDANTSAYGSVEKATPVKSPLMVLASLPRKISPSEKVTIPVTVFATENNIKNVSIQIKTSNGLKVMGSATQSLTFASPDEKMAYFNLVVGSATGIAKVQVIATSGKEKSVYDVEIDMTNPNPVTNTFTDVILPPNSTKTISWKTFGVSGSNKARLEVSSMPTMNLNGRLQYLIQYPHGCVEQTTSSVFPQLYLNDVVDLDATRKGIIQKNITAGITRLGSFQLSNGGVAYWQGNTIADDWGTSYAGHFLIEAEKKGYVLPINFKSKWISYQQKEAKQWRFEPKYGNDLAQAYRLYTLALAGNADLSSMNRLRETKGISNESNLRLAAAYVLAGQKSAGLNLFLHSKIEDESSNYNYYYYGSSERNRAMALETMLLLGQKQKAFNMASKLAKQMSNNQWMSTQTTAYCLYAMSKFAVSNGPKGINIQFSKNGKGERINTQKTIADRSLVVQTGSNSVTLKNIKNNTVYVRVLNTGILPIGQEKAIQSDVSASIVFKNRKGSVINVSKISQGTEFIAEVTIRNQRNEHVENVALSQILPSGFEIVNTRFTDYGDATNNIADYIDIRDDRTNFYFGMKAGETKVFRILLNASYLGNYYLPGLQCEAMYDNTFLARTKGFWVEVVK, from the coding sequence GTGAAAGCAAAAGGATTAGTTCTCGTGTTTTGTGTGTTTTTTATTTTTCAATCTTGCGGCAGAAAATCAGCAGCCGATTTCAATTCCGATTTTTCATTATTTAAAGAGTATATAGTCAGTTTCACCGGAGGGATAGTCTCGTCGGAATCTGATATTCGGGTGGTTTTGGCTTTCGATAAAAAAGAATGGAAAGCCAATCAGGTTTTAGACAGCGATTTGTTTGATATTTCCCCGAGTGTTGACGGTAAAGTAGTAGCACTTTCTCCAAATACAATTGCTTTTATCCCGGAAAAAAAGTTGAAACCCGGAACAGAATATCAGGTTACTTTAAACTTAGATAAACTGATCACACTTCCAAAAGAGAAAGAAAAAGATCTTTCGGATTTTAATTTTACGGTTAAAACCATCAAGCAGGATTTTACGATTAATACTGCTGATATTCAATCCTACAGTAAAGAATATCAATACCTGAACTGCGTGCTAAAAACAGCGGATAATATCGATATTGAAACGGCTAAAAAGTTAGTTGAAGCCAAACAAAAAGGGAATAATCTTAAAATTAAATTTGAGAAAAACTCGGGTTCAGGAAAAGAATTCCATTTTATAATTGACAGTATTCAGCGTTATTCTGAAGCCACAAATCTGGAGATTATTTACGACGGAAGTGATTTTGATATTGATCAGAAAGGTCAAATCGATGTTCCGATTACGAATATAAACGAATTTAAAATCGTTAAAGTTGAGGTTCCGGACGGAAGCAATCAATCCGTTTTAATTAACTTTTCTGAGCCCTTAGAAAAGGGACAGGATTTTGCAGGGTTAGTTTCGATTCAGAATACCAATAATCTGAAATTCTCCACTCAGGGAAATTTACTGAAAGTATATTTTAATAATGAAAAAGCACCAGTTCAAAAAGAAGTTACGGTTTCAGTACCGGTAGAAGAAACTGCGGTTTCTTTAGTAGATTCGGCTGCAGTTGTGATTGATAGCGCTGCGGCGGTTGTAGGCGATGCCGTAGAAGTGGTTCAGGAAGAAGAAACCACAGCCGAACCCGAACAAATTTTGGCCGGAGATTTATTGATTGAAGTTTTTCAGGGAATCGAAAGTCAGTATGGCAAAAAAATGGATTCAAATTACACCGAGAAAATATCTTTTGACCAAATAAAACCAAGCATCAAATTCATTAAAAACGGAACCATTCTGCCAAGCTCCAATAATTTAAAACTGAATTTTGAAGCGGTAAACTTAAGTGCTGTAGATGTAAAAGTCTATAAAATTTACAAGAACAATATCCTGCAGTTTTTGCAGTACAATGAATTAAACGGAGCTCAAAATCTCAAGAAAGTGGCTCAGCCCGTCGCCAGGACAACGCTGAATTTAATTGAAAGTAAATTGATAAATCCTGGTAAGTGGAACACTTTTGCGTTGGATTTATCCAAAATAATCACGCCGGAACCGGGAGCAATTTACAGAGTAGAGTTTGTTTATAAAAAGAAATATTCATTATACCAATGCGAATCTTCAGAAGAAGATTCAAATGATGAAGAAGAGGAAGAAGTTGATGAAAATGATGTAAATTATAGTGGTAACTCCTACGACGACTACTATTATGATGATTACGAATGGAGAGAAAGCCAGGATCCTTGTACGAGCTCTTATTATTATAATGCTAAAATCGCAACTAATATTCTGGCAACAGATTTGGGAGTAATTGCAAAAAGAGGCGAGAACAAATCGTATTTATTTGCTGTAAATAATATTGTAACAACTGAACCGGTTTCGAATGCAAGAGTGGATTTGTATAATTTCCAACAACAGAAAATTGGTACAGGAGCAACAAGTAGTGAAGGAATCGCTTCCTTTCAGTTGGATAAATTTGCTTATTTTGCCATAGTTTCCTTAGGAAATCAATCCACTTACGTGAAGCTGGATGACGGACTTTCTTTGTCTGTCAGTAATTTTGATGTTGCCGGCGAAACCCTGCAAAAAGGTTTAAAAGGCTTTATTTATGGAGAACGAGGCGTTTGGCGTCCGGGTGATAATTTGTATTTGTCTTTCATTTTAAATGATGCTTCAAATAAACTTCCAAAATCACATCCAATCAAATTTAGATTAAACGATCCGAATGGAAAAACAGTTTATCAGACGGTTCAAAAAACTAATGAACTAAATCATTATGCTTTTACCGTTCCAACAAGCCAGGACGCACCAACAGGAAATTGGGAAGCGATGGTAAGTGTTGGTGGCGCTAAATTTTACAAAAGCATTAAAATCGAAACAATCAAACCAAATCGTTTAAAAATCAAAAATAATTTCTCCAGAAAAACGCTTTCGTCTTCTTATCCAAATACGAGCAATCTCGAAGTGACCTGGCTTCACGGTGCCATTGCTAAAAATCTGAATGTAGAAATGCAGGCAAAGTTTTCTCAGCAAACAACTACTTTTAAAGGATACGAGAAATTTAGTTTTGATGATTTAGTACGTAAATTCAGCACAGAAGAAATTAATGTTTTCTCGGGAAAATTAAACGAAAACGGAAAAGCATCGGTAAATATTCAACCCAAATTGCAAGGTCAGGCACCAGGGATGCTTCGTGCTTCGTTCATCACAAAAGTGTATGAAGAAGGTGGAGATTTTAGTACCGATGTGATTTCGACGACTTATTCTCCATACAAAACCTATGTTGGAATTAAATCACCGGAACCAAACAAATACGGAATGCTGGAAACCAGAACTAACAATCGTTTTGATATTGTGACGGTTGATGAAAATGGAAGACCAAAATCGGTGAGAAATCTTGAAGTTAAGGTTTATAAAGTAGAATGGCGCTGGTGGTGGGATGCTTCGAGTGATAATTTATCGAATTATAATTCTTCGAATGCCACAACTTCTTACAAAACATTTGTAATCAATACCGATTCAAGCGGAAAAGGAAGTGTTCAGTTTTCATTGACTGATGAAGAATGGGGCCGTTATTTAATTCGAGTTTCAGATAATACAGATGGTCATGCAACGGCTTTAACGGTTAATATAGACTGGCCAATTTGGTCTGGAAAAACACGAAACAGAGATGCTTCAACAGCCAATATGTTAGTTTTTTCTACAGATAAAAAGAATTATGCAGTAGGCGAAAAAGCGCAGATCTCTTTCCCTTCAAGTGAAGGCGGACGAGCTTTGATTTCTATCGAGAACGGATCAAAAGTAGTACAGACCATTTGGGCTAAAACACAAAAAGGAGAAACAAAAGTAGAAGTGCCAATTACTTCCGCGATGGCTCCAAATGTCTATTTTAATATCACATTATTACAACCACATGCATCCACTAAAAATGATTCGCCAATTCGTATGTACGGAATTGTTCCGATTGAAGTGGTGGATAAAAATACCATTCTGGCACCAACACTTTCAATGCCGGATGTTTTAAAACCAGAGCAGACCTTTACGGTAAAAGTGGGAGAAAAAACCGGAAAAGAAATGACCTATACCATTGCAGTTGTTGATGAAGGTTTATTGGATTTAACCCGTTTTAAAACACCAAACGCCTGGGATAGTTTTTATGTTCGTGAAGCTTTGGGCGTTAAAACATGGGATATTTATGATGATGTAATAGGTGCATATGGTGGAAAAATAAATCAGATTTTCAGTATTGGTGGAGATCAGGATTTGGGCGGTGGAAAAGCTAAAAAAGCAAATCGTTTTAAACCTGTGGTATTGTATTACGGTCCGTTTAAATTAGAAAAAGGGCAAACCAAATCGCATCAATTAAAATTGCCGAAATATATTGGTTCTGTTCGAACGATGGTGGTTGCGGGCGATGCCAATACAAGTGCTTACGGAAGTGTTGAAAAAGCAACTCCGGTAAAAAGTCCGTTGATGGTTTTGGCTTCATTGCCGAGAAAAATTTCGCCTTCAGAAAAAGTAACTATTCCTGTTACGGTTTTTGCAACAGAGAATAATATCAAAAATGTTTCGATTCAGATTAAAACCAGCAATGGCTTAAAAGTTATGGGAAGTGCAACGCAATCCTTGACTTTTGCTTCGCCTGATGAAAAAATGGCGTATTTTAATTTAGTTGTAGGTTCAGCTACCGGAATTGCAAAAGTGCAGGTTATCGCCACTTCAGGAAAAGAGAAATCGGTTTATGATGTAGAAATCGATATGACAAATCCGAATCCGGTTACGAATACTTTTACAGATGTGATTTTGCCTCCAAATAGTACCAAAACTATTTCTTGGAAAACATTTGGAGTTTCTGGAAGTAATAAAGCAAGATTAGAAGTTTCATCAATGCCAACCATGAATTTAAATGGAAGATTGCAATACCTTATTCAGTATCCTCATGGATGTGTGGAGCAAACGACTTCTTCGGTTTTTCCACAATTGTATTTAAATGATGTTGTTGATTTAGATGCGACTCGTAAAGGAATTATTCAAAAGAATATCACGGCCGGAATTACAAGATTAGGAAGTTTTCAATTGTCAAATGGTGGAGTGGCTTATTGGCAAGGAAATACGATTGCAGATGATTGGGGAACTTCATATGCAGGTCATTTCCTTATTGAAGCAGAGAAAAAAGGATACGTTTTGCCAATTAATTTCAAATCAAAATGGATTTCGTACCAGCAAAAAGAAGCAAAACAATGGCGTTTTGAACCGAAATACGGGAACGACTTGGCTCAGGCTTATAGATTATACACTTTGGCTTTAGCCGGAAATGCCGACTTATCTTCAATGAACAGATTAAGAGAAACCAAAGGGATTTCGAACGAAAGTAATTTGCGTTTAGCGGCAGCATATGTTTTGGCTGGACAAAAATCAGCAGGATTGAACCTGTTTTTACATAGTAAAATTGAAGACGAATCGAGTAACTATAATTATTACTATTATGGTTCAAGCGAAAGAAACAGAGCCATGGCTTTGGAAACGATGCTGCTGTTAGGACAAAAACAAAAAGCATTTAATATGGCTTCAAAATTAGCCAAACAAATGTCAAACAATCAGTGGATGAGCACGCAGACCACGGCTTATTGTTTGTATGCAATGTCTAAATTCGCCGTTAGCAACGGTCCAAAAGGAATTAATATTCAGTTTAGCAAAAACGGAAAAGGCGAGAGGATAAATACTCAAAAAACAATCGCAGACAGAAGTTTGGTTGTTCAAACGGGGTCTAACAGTGTAACGCTGAAAAACATTAAAAATAACACAGTTTACGTTCGTGTTTTAAATACCGGAATATTACCAATCGGACAAGAGAAAGCAATTCAGAGTGATGTTTCGGCTTCTATTGTTTTCAAAAACAGAAAAGGAAGTGTTATTAATGTTTCTAAAATTAGCCAGGGAACCGAGTTTATCGCTGAAGTTACCATAAGAAATCAAAGAAATGAGCATGTAGAAAATGTTGCATTATCTCAAATTCTGCCTTCAGGTTTTGAAATTGTGAATACTCGTTTTACTGATTACGGAGATGCAACAAACAACATTGCAGATTATATTGATATTCGTGATGACAGAACTAATTTTTATTTTGGAATGAAAGCAGGAGAAACAAAAGTTTTCAGGATTTTGTTGAATGCTTCTTATCTTGGGAATTATTATTTGCCAGGTTTACAATGTGAAGCGATGTATGATAATACATTCTTAGCCAGAACAAAAGGATTCTGGGTTGAGGTGGTAAAATAA
- a CDS encoding 1-deoxy-D-xylulose-5-phosphate synthase, whose amino-acid sequence MKSNLLSNIFNPVDLRLLKEEQLPEVAQELRQFIIDVVSVKEGHLGASLGVVELTIALHYVFNTPEDLLVWDVGHQAYGHKILTERRENFHTNRQIGGISGFPKRSESIYDTFGVGHSSTSISAALGMAIASQLKGDFNKQHIAVIGDASIASGMAFEGLNHAGVTDANLLVILNDNAIGIDPSVGALKKYLTAVKEGKNPKKNNMIKSLNFDYSGPIDGHDLPALIKELNRLKNIKGPKFLHIVTTKGKGLQQAEENQVKYHAPGKFDAATGELLLKSEENLPPKYQDVFGLTILDLAKKNDKIIGITPAMPSGSSLKFMMDEIPERAFDVGIAEQHAVTLAAGMATQGMIVYCNIYSTFLQRAYDQVIHDVALQNLPVIFCLDRAGLVGEDGATHHGVFDIAYLRAIPNMIIYAPINEIALQNILYTAQLGLNHPIAIRYPRGRGVLPKWEVENFGHYEKIKIGEANCLKSGTKIAVLSTGSIGNNVIEALNEYSNSNEIAHYDFPFIKPLDNNVLHSVFSNFNRIITIEEATINGGFGSAVLEFAATNNYKNDIQILGIPDVFIEHGTVNQLQQLCKIDVKSLVNLFSTDSK is encoded by the coding sequence ATGAAAAGCAATTTACTCTCCAACATATTCAATCCTGTCGATTTACGTCTTTTAAAAGAAGAACAGCTTCCAGAAGTTGCGCAGGAATTACGTCAATTTATAATTGATGTTGTTTCTGTGAAAGAAGGGCATTTGGGTGCCAGTTTAGGTGTTGTTGAATTGACAATTGCTTTGCATTATGTTTTTAATACTCCCGAAGATTTATTAGTTTGGGATGTTGGACATCAGGCGTACGGACATAAAATTTTGACCGAAAGAAGAGAAAACTTTCATACCAACAGACAAATTGGAGGCATTTCAGGTTTCCCTAAAAGAAGCGAAAGTATTTACGATACTTTTGGCGTTGGACATTCTTCAACTTCCATTTCTGCCGCTTTGGGAATGGCAATTGCTTCCCAGTTAAAAGGAGATTTCAACAAACAGCATATTGCAGTTATTGGCGACGCTTCAATTGCAAGCGGAATGGCTTTTGAAGGCCTAAATCATGCCGGCGTAACAGATGCTAACTTACTGGTTATTCTGAATGACAATGCTATCGGAATTGACCCTAGCGTTGGTGCACTTAAAAAATATCTTACTGCTGTAAAAGAAGGAAAAAATCCGAAGAAAAATAATATGATCAAGTCCCTGAATTTCGATTATTCAGGTCCAATTGACGGTCATGATCTTCCGGCTTTAATTAAAGAATTAAACAGATTAAAAAATATAAAAGGACCTAAATTCCTTCATATTGTTACTACCAAAGGAAAAGGTTTACAGCAAGCTGAAGAAAATCAGGTAAAATATCATGCCCCTGGAAAATTTGATGCTGCAACTGGAGAACTCCTTTTAAAATCAGAAGAAAATTTACCTCCAAAATATCAGGATGTTTTTGGTTTAACAATTTTAGATTTGGCCAAAAAGAATGATAAAATTATCGGAATAACACCTGCAATGCCATCAGGCAGCTCTTTAAAGTTTATGATGGATGAAATTCCCGAACGTGCTTTTGATGTGGGAATTGCAGAGCAACATGCCGTAACGCTTGCCGCGGGAATGGCAACTCAGGGCATGATTGTATATTGCAATATCTATTCGACATTTCTACAGCGCGCTTACGACCAAGTCATTCATGATGTGGCTTTGCAAAATCTACCCGTTATTTTTTGTTTAGACAGAGCTGGTTTGGTTGGTGAAGACGGCGCAACACATCATGGCGTTTTTGATATTGCTTATTTAAGAGCAATTCCGAATATGATTATCTATGCACCAATCAACGAAATTGCCCTCCAAAACATTTTATACACCGCTCAATTAGGACTAAATCACCCAATCGCAATTCGATATCCGCGTGGTCGAGGTGTTCTGCCAAAGTGGGAAGTAGAAAATTTCGGACATTATGAAAAAATTAAAATTGGCGAGGCAAACTGCCTAAAAAGCGGCACAAAAATTGCAGTTTTATCAACAGGAAGCATAGGCAATAATGTTATTGAAGCACTGAATGAATATTCAAATTCTAATGAGATTGCTCACTATGACTTCCCTTTTATTAAACCACTAGACAACAATGTTTTACACTCTGTTTTCTCTAATTTCAACCGCATAATTACTATCGAAGAAGCTACAATAAATGGAGGATTTGGAAGTGCTGTTTTAGAGTTTGCTGCGACAAATAATTACAAAAATGATATCCAAATTTTGGGTATTCCTGACGTATTTATTGAGCATGGAACCGTGAATCAATTGCAACAATTGTGTAAAATTGACGTTAAAAGTTTGGTAAATCTTTTTTCAACCGATTCAAAATAA
- a CDS encoding energy transducer TonB: MERKYKLTIPETCTENWDKMTPNENGRFCLSCSKTVVDFTLMLPDEIQHFFIQNQNNKICGRFKNEQLESLIIQIPSQVLYTQTNYHKIFLLALFIAMGTTLFSCQDKDGNKNKIDKIEIVDNTEKYQDENEVHSSCYGHEVESKKQKTKEKFTGMITQGAVVPSTSIEEGTFNYHIIYNSTDLDVAPVPENGMKKFLDFFSKNYITPKTAEGFRGRAFIIFVIEQDGSLSNFNIIKNTPKEIGEEAIRVLKTAPNWLPGKLNNHVVRSSYILPIRIQ; the protein is encoded by the coding sequence ATGGAAAGAAAATATAAATTAACGATTCCCGAAACTTGTACAGAAAACTGGGACAAAATGACGCCAAATGAAAATGGTCGTTTTTGCCTGAGTTGTTCTAAAACTGTCGTTGATTTCACCTTGATGTTACCCGATGAAATTCAGCATTTTTTCATCCAAAATCAAAACAATAAAATCTGTGGAAGGTTTAAAAACGAGCAATTAGAAAGCTTAATTATTCAGATTCCAAGTCAGGTTTTATATACACAGACAAATTATCATAAAATATTTTTATTGGCTTTGTTTATTGCTATGGGAACAACTTTATTTAGTTGTCAGGATAAAGATGGAAATAAAAATAAAATTGATAAAATCGAGATTGTTGATAATACAGAGAAATATCAAGATGAAAATGAGGTTCATTCTTCATGTTATGGGCATGAGGTCGAATCCAAAAAACAAAAAACAAAAGAAAAATTTACCGGCATGATTACACAAGGAGCGGTAGTTCCCTCTACTTCTATTGAAGAAGGGACTTTTAATTATCACATAATTTATAATTCAACTGATTTAGACGTCGCACCAGTTCCAGAAAATGGAATGAAAAAATTTCTTGATTTTTTTAGCAAAAATTATATTACTCCAAAAACAGCAGAAGGATTTAGAGGCAGAGCTTTTATTATTTTTGTTATAGAACAAGATGGCAGTTTAAGTAATTTCAACATAATTAAAAATACTCCGAAAGAAATAGGAGAAGAAGCGATTAGAGTTTTGAAGACAGCTCCAAATTGGCTTCCCGGAAAATTAAACAATCATGTTGTGCGATCTTCTTATATTTTACCGATTAGAATTCAATAA